CGACGTACGACGCCATCGCGCTCCCGCCGAAGATACTGGTGAGGCCGGCGCTCCCGAAATAAAAGAGGGGGTTGTGTGTGCGCGCGAGGCTGTAGAGCGTGTAGAGGATCAGCCCGCCGTCCCTGACGGGATTGAGGTTCGTCTCCGACTCATCGGGCCGGGGGTCGTAGCTGATCGGGACGACTTCCGTGGGGATGTCCCGACGGACGCACTCGACTGCCATCTCCGTCTCGACCCCGAAGCCGTCGGCCGAGAGGCGCATCCGTTCGGCCGACTCCCGGGTGAACGCCCGATAGCCGCTCAGGATGTCGCCGAAGTGCCGGCCGTGGACCACGCCGAACGTCCGGTTGATCAGCCGGTTCCCGGTCCTGTTCACCCGGGTCATCGCCCCGTCGGCCATGTTCGCGAACCGATCGCCGATGACGTGTTCGGCCTCGCCGGAGCGGATCGGCTCCAGCATCGCCTCGGCGTCCTCTGCCCTGTACGTCCCGTCGCCGTCGACCATCAAGATCACGTCGCTCTCGATCTCCGAGAGCGCCTCGCGCACCGCCTGGCCCTTCCCGTCGCCGGTCTGCGTGAACACGCGCGCGCCCCCGTCGGCCGCCGCTCTGGGCGTTCCGTCCTCGGAGTCGCCGTCGGCGACGAGCACGTTCGTCAGTCCCTGCTCGTTGAAGCCGTCGATCACCTCGCCGATCGTCTCGGCCTCGTTCAGCGTGGGGATGAGCACGCAGACGTCCTCGTGGCCGGTCATTGTGCTTCCCTGGTCCTTATCCGGTAAAAGCGTCACTGTAAGGGAGGGGTAACCGGGGACGGTGACCGAGCGATCTCCTCGGTCGAACGGGAGTAGTCTGTCCGTCCCCTCACTCCGTCGAGAGAACCGCTCGCAGGTCCGGATGAACGGGCCGTCCGGGAGCCTCCTCTCCACGAAAAACGGCCTCTCTAGTCTCCATCCACTCCTCGTGTCGTACGACGAACGCGACTGGGATCGATTCGAGGTCGAGGAGCTTCGCGATGGAGAGCCTGTGTCGTCCGTCGGCCAGCAACAACTCTCCGTCCCGTCCGATGTCGACGATCACCTCGTCACAGATCCGTCCCGGGAAGCCGAACGGTTCGTCGAAGCCAGGTCGACCTTTCGCCTGATCGACCTGACGCTCGTAACCCTCGGTGAAGATCGTTTCGTACAGTTCGTCGACCGCCGCACATCGCTCCAGCACGTCCTCTCGGGACGTACAGCCGTGCCAGATCGGGGAATCCGCTTCGGCGGCCTCGATCGCTGCGCGGACGAACGGAGTATCTCGCCACGATATCCCATCGAGAAAGTGGTCTTTCATCGATCGATGGAAGACCGATTCGTCGAACGTCGTCGTTTCGAAGAGATCCCTGTAGTCGTCGTTCTGTGTCGCAAGCTGTCTCCGATCCCAGTCACCGGCGAGTACGGACCCGAACAGGCGTTTTCTCGTCTGATACGGCTGGTGAATCCCGGAGTACCGTTGGATCGCACTCGGATCGACGCGCTCTATCTCGAACGGATCGAGTGGTGCGTCGTACTCACGTGTGGCTCTGCTGTACCACCACCGGTAGAGGTCGGGTGCTGTTCGCCAGTAGCACCACGAGGTGAGTCGTGTCTGCAGCAGGAGGTACTCAAGAACTCGAACGGCGGTGTACTGGATCCCTGCCGAGCGGACCGTTTCGAGTGTTTTCGAGAGGGAACCCATGGTCCTCATCTCTCGTCCACTCCCTCTCGCCCGTCGATGTAGGACAGCAGTCCGGTCGGGACGTTTCGACTGATCGTTGTTCGGAACCGTACCGAGAGTGCGAACAACGAGAGGAAGTACACTCCGGCGCCGGTAAACACGAGGAAAGTAATGAGAAAAACGTCGTTTCCGAACGGGCCGATCCCCTGGACGACGTGCCGCGTGAGGAGTACGATCCCACCCATGATGCCTGCGGCGAACGCTTGCCTCCCGATCTCGCCGAGGGGTAGCGCGAATCCGACCAGTCGATAGAGCTCGAGATAGGCGTGACCGAGGCTGATCGCGGCTGATACGAGTGTTGCGAGCGCAGCACCCACCCACCCTATCCTCCAGACGAGTACGAGATTGAAAAGGAGGTTCGATCCGACGAAAACGGCGTTGATCCGGAACGCCCGATCGGGTCTGTCTATCGCGTTGAGCGTATTCACTAGTTGTTTCTGATACGCGTAGAGGAGACAGGCAGCGATCAGCAGCCAGAGCACCGTGGCACCGGCAGCGAACTCGGAGCCATAGATCGCGAGCAGTCGGTCACCGATCACTGCACCGCCGATCAGCCCCGGGAGGAGGATCAGACCTGCGTACGCAAGTGCGTCTTCGACGAGCTCCGAGACCGCCCGTGGGTCGTCGGCTGCCAGGCGACTCATCTCCGGGAACAGC
This region of Halalkalicoccus sp. CGA53 genomic DNA includes:
- the aglJ gene encoding S-layer glycoprotein N-glycosyltransferase AglJ, translating into MTGHEDVCVLIPTLNEAETIGEVIDGFNEQGLTNVLVADGDSEDGTPRAAADGGARVFTQTGDGKGQAVREALSEIESDVILMVDGDGTYRAEDAEAMLEPIRSGEAEHVIGDRFANMADGAMTRVNRTGNRLINRTFGVVHGRHFGDILSGYRAFTRESAERMRLSADGFGVETEMAVECVRRDIPTEVVPISYDPRPDESETNLNPVRDGGLILYTLYSLARTHNPLFYFGSAGLTSIFGGSAMASYVGYRWVAYGISHEVLAVVAAFGIIVGVQLIMFGVLSDLIVTLHREQLRRIDDLRDR
- a CDS encoding ParB N-terminal domain-containing protein, translated to MGSLSKTLETVRSAGIQYTAVRVLEYLLLQTRLTSWCYWRTAPDLYRWWYSRATREYDAPLDPFEIERVDPSAIQRYSGIHQPYQTRKRLFGSVLAGDWDRRQLATQNDDYRDLFETTTFDESVFHRSMKDHFLDGISWRDTPFVRAAIEAAEADSPIWHGCTSREDVLERCAAVDELYETIFTEGYERQVDQAKGRPGFDEPFGFPGRICDEVIVDIGRDGELLLADGRHRLSIAKLLDLESIPVAFVVRHEEWMETREAVFRGEEAPGRPVHPDLRAVLSTE